AAAAGCATCGACGCCGCTGTTGAATAGTTCGCGGAGTTTGCGATCTTCGATTTCTTCTCTCGGCGTTTTTTCTTCGTTTACCTTGATATAATATCCGTCACCACTTCTCCAGGCGTACATGGAACGGACCGTTTCATTTTCGTTCTCTACGGTGGCAAAGACCGGAAAGCTGTCTCCATTTTTTAGGCCGTTCAGATAGGCCTGAGATCGTTCTGATTCACGAATCTCGATGGTTCCTTCCACGGCAAGGGTGATGATTGGTTCATAGGAAATCGCCATGTTATTGGCTCTGCTCTCCCTCCTGAAGATATCAAGCGTTTGTTTCCCCTGGGAATCGATGCCGCTGCAAATGATTTCCGTATTATGATCCCCGACTACATCGCTAAGGGTTACACCGAAAAATCTGCGCTGTGTTGCCCCTGTTTCGCTTTCCCATGCCGGATAATAACCATCTCTGAGCGTGTCGTAATCAGCTATGATGATTTTGATCGGAGAATCGGGACTGTCACCGGCCTTGACTACCAGGATTTGCTCGTCGTTTCGGTCAAGATCGAGATTTACATCCAGGATCTGAACGAGGGAATAGGGAGGATCGATTGCGATCTTCGGCTCACTCGTCTTTTCATCACCGTAGAGAAGCCCCTCTATCTGTTCTCGCGTGCTATCTGAAATCTGCTTTGTTTCCGATGTTGCTGCAGAAGCATTTTCTTCGGAAATGGAAGAGTAGGCCTTCTGCTGACCCCGTTTTTCACCGTTGTCACAGCCGATGATCAGCATCGGTATGAGAAGAATAAGAATACTATGCTTCACGATTATTCACTTCCTGATTCAAAATAGCTTTGCAGCATTCCCAGAACCTTTGTCTTTATGGTCTCGAGCCGAAAGGCGCTCTTGAAACCGGCGGCGGTACGGTGTCCCCCGCCTCCGAAGGTTTGGGCAATCGCCGCGACATTAATATTGCCTTTGGAACGCAGCGAACAACGAAGAATTCCCTGTTCGTTTTCCTTAAAGAAGATAGATACACGAATATCTTTACTTTTTAAAGGAACATTGATGAAACTATCAGCCTCTTCATACCTTGCCCCACAGGCCGCAATGGTTTCTCTGAGCATGGTTTGAACGGCAACATGTTGGTCGTAGTAGAGTTCGAGACTTGCAAGGACCTTTGATTGAAGTTTCAGAGCGGGAATAGAGTTACTCTCGTAGATATGCTGATACATTTCATTTGGGTTGACTCCGATTGCCACAAGATCGTGTGCAATGCCGAAGGTCCGTGCACTGGTTTTCGGATAAATAAAGGAGCCGGTGTCGTACATGATTCCCGTATATAAGGCTACCGCAACCTCAAGATTAATCGGAATATTCAATTCCGTCAGCAAACCATAAAGAATTTCACTGGTAGACGAGGCATTTTCTTCGATGTGATTGTCGGTGAACAGGTCATCTCCCAACTCATGATGGTCAATGATATAGTATTCACCGACATACGGAAGAATATGACTGGCAACATGGCCGATATTTCCGATATCGTTTGTGTCGAGGATAAAATGTCCCCAGGAAGCGACATCCTCGGGCAGAGGATATACTACCGCCGGATCAGGGTCCAGGATATCGATAACCCCTTCGGGATCGAGGTAGTCATATTTCTGTGCGGCCGGATCGGCATTGACAATCTTTACTCGCTTACCCAAATGGCGAAGAGCACGGTATAAAGCTATTTCGCTACCGAGAGCATCGGCATCGGGCGTCTCATGACCGGAAATAAAAAAAGCCTCATGACGTTCGATAAATCCGGCTACTTTCGCAAATCTCCCCATGCGGCTATTCTACCGGATTCTTGCGTCGTTTGTCATCATCGTCTCTCTTCTTCCCCAACGCAATAGAGGCAAATCTGACGATAACGATGAGGGCAATGAGACCTGCTAGGACAAAAGGCCATCGGGCCCGCCATCCTCCTCCATGCTCGGCCTCTTTTCTATCGGAAGAGGTCTTATCGCCGGGAGTGAGAACTATGTCGAATACCGCTGGTTGGAAAACGGTATCGCCGTTAAACACAAAGCGAATTTCTCCTTTCGCAGGTTTGCCGGGAACGGCTTCCTGAGACGAAAAACGGAAGGAGGGCTCCTTCTGTACGGTTCTTCCCTCGTTTTCCGTCAGACGCATCTGTCTATCTTCGGGAGTAAGTACCATCCGGGCACCATCTGCGGCGGTGAAAATAAGGGAATCAAAGCGGAGAATCAGGTTTTCTCCTTCACCGGCATCGGAAATTTCCAACTCGAGGGGGATTTTTATTTCCTGATCATCGATAGTGATTTTGTTCGAGGATAGCTTTGCCGAGATGGAGATCATCAAACCGGAGAGCTGCTGCGCAATCTCTCTTTCCTCGGGCTTTTCACGCACGGAAGAAAATGCGGCCGAAAGTTCCTTGGCCAACTCCTCGGCCGCCGTTTCCGTTCCAATGCCGAGGATATGGATCTTCCAGCCCTTTTTGGCAATCTCTTTGGTATGTTCGAGAAGCCGATGATTAAAGCTGCCGTCGGGTGAGTAGTAGGGGCTGTCGGGGGGAGCTTCCTGCTTCCCGTCCGTTAGTAAAAGGAGATAACGTTTTCTGCCCTGTCGGACGGGAATGGCCTCCACCGTCTTTTCGAGGATATCCAATGCGCTTCCGATGTCTGTAAACCGTCCGTCGGCAGTAATGGATGTGAGTGAATCTTTCAGGGCTTCGATGTCCGCTCTGGACTCTACTTCACCGGAAAAGAAGCGGTCGGTCTTGCCGTAAAAATTAATCAGAACAAAGAGATCACCGGGAATAAGAAGTCTGTCGACAAGCTCATCAGCCACATACTCCTTTACGGAGTCTATCTCTTCGACCATCGAAAGGGACTTGTCCAGCAGGACAAACAATTCGATATTTCCTTTTCTTGTATCGGCATAGAGAATCCCCGAGATGCCCAGGAAAAAGATAAAAATCGTCAGAACTCTTTTTTTCACCATGATGTCTCTAATCCTATCATGATCTACAAAAAAAAAAAATGTGCTTTACATTTTTTCCGCGATGTAGATAATCTATTAATGAAATAAACCGAAGGAGAGTGCAATGGGAAGCATAGATCTACCGAAAAGTCCGATGGTGTTTCACCCTACAAAGCGAAGCGCGGTGGGATCCCGAAACTCCCTCGCTCAGGAAAGCCGAGACCAGCAGGCGGAAGTTGATCGTCTTCTTGAAGAAGAAATCGATAAGGTAATGAATCATATCTCCACCAAACTTCCTAAGGAAGTTCTGGAGCGGCTGGACGTCATGGGCGGCCTTAAGGAGAAATTGTACAACTATTTCAACCAGAATGTTCAGAACATGGTCAACCGTTATCTGGTTACCAGTGAAGACGAATTGGTAAAGAAGACTCGAAACTTTATCGATCGCGAGGAAATGAAGGTCCTTACCCGATATACACCGAAAGAGATATCTACTCTTCTC
The window above is part of the Sediminispirochaeta bajacaliforniensis DSM 16054 genome. Proteins encoded here:
- a CDS encoding pallilysin-related adhesin, whose translation is MKHSILILLIPMLIIGCDNGEKRGQQKAYSSISEENASAATSETKQISDSTREQIEGLLYGDEKTSEPKIAIDPPYSLVQILDVNLDLDRNDEQILVVKAGDSPDSPIKIIIADYDTLRDGYYPAWESETGATQRRFFGVTLSDVVGDHNTEIICSGIDSQGKQTLDIFRRESRANNMAISYEPIITLAVEGTIEIRESERSQAYLNGLKNGDSFPVFATVENENETVRSMYAWRSGDGYYIKVNEEKTPREEIEDRKLRELFNSGVDAFEEFLSRNWNGDHNSTILFDKSSQEITLYSGDIQEIYHWNSSYRFLSNSISIKGENELVPYIRVEISIRILDSGSIRVSLYDIDNQTWRKSLNDSWSGTYYAVPKGTSPEKRGTPVAPVKLPALSGFYRGESGEELVLAPPRFTLSANGEQLSGGFAVYMLNVPVFELKIIDDRGIGRGEQAYRLVYKEEQDNDKITRTLELIPGIIGMKGFIETDDQEMRFRQIEYFEDDQGQ
- a CDS encoding DHH family phosphoesterase, with product MGRFAKVAGFIERHEAFFISGHETPDADALGSEIALYRALRHLGKRVKIVNADPAAQKYDYLDPEGVIDILDPDPAVVYPLPEDVASWGHFILDTNDIGNIGHVASHILPYVGEYYIIDHHELGDDLFTDNHIEENASSTSEILYGLLTELNIPINLEVAVALYTGIMYDTGSFIYPKTSARTFGIAHDLVAIGVNPNEMYQHIYESNSIPALKLQSKVLASLELYYDQHVAVQTMLRETIAACGARYEEADSFINVPLKSKDIRVSIFFKENEQGILRCSLRSKGNINVAAIAQTFGGGGHRTAAGFKSAFRLETIKTKVLGMLQSYFESGSE
- a CDS encoding vWA domain-containing protein — its product is MVKKRVLTIFIFFLGISGILYADTRKGNIELFVLLDKSLSMVEEIDSVKEYVADELVDRLLIPGDLFVLINFYGKTDRFFSGEVESRADIEALKDSLTSITADGRFTDIGSALDILEKTVEAIPVRQGRKRYLLLLTDGKQEAPPDSPYYSPDGSFNHRLLEHTKEIAKKGWKIHILGIGTETAAEELAKELSAAFSSVREKPEEREIAQQLSGLMISISAKLSSNKITIDDQEIKIPLELEISDAGEGENLILRFDSLIFTAADGARMVLTPEDRQMRLTENEGRTVQKEPSFRFSSQEAVPGKPAKGEIRFVFNGDTVFQPAVFDIVLTPGDKTSSDRKEAEHGGGWRARWPFVLAGLIALIVIVRFASIALGKKRDDDDKRRKNPVE